A section of the Thermoanaerobaculia bacterium genome encodes:
- a CDS encoding protein phosphatase 2C domain-containing protein: MTSPRVDVDLGARTDPGRVRTNNEDHFLAARFQRTMTTLLTNLPEGIVPAAHADTAYGYLVADGMGGRAGGEVASRTAIGALVNLALQTPDWIMSFDESRIAEVLERMKQRFERLSTVLADRALADPELAGMGTTMTLVLSLGPDAIVTHIGDSRAYLQRGETLHRLTHDQTMAQSLADAGAITPEELKRHPLRHVLTGVISTRGRKSPIEFQHVHLEDGDQVLLCSDGLTDMVPDTVIAETLRGPGDSDALCRALVERALEAGGKDNVTVVIARYRVV; encoded by the coding sequence ATGACCTCTCCCCGAGTCGACGTGGACCTCGGCGCCCGAACCGATCCCGGCCGCGTCCGGACGAACAACGAGGACCATTTCCTCGCGGCGCGATTCCAGCGCACGATGACGACGCTCCTGACGAACCTCCCCGAGGGGATCGTTCCCGCCGCGCACGCGGACACCGCGTACGGCTATCTGGTCGCGGACGGTATGGGGGGGCGGGCCGGAGGGGAAGTGGCCAGCCGCACCGCGATCGGCGCGCTGGTCAACCTCGCCCTGCAGACGCCCGACTGGATCATGAGCTTCGACGAGTCGCGCATCGCGGAGGTGCTCGAGCGGATGAAGCAGCGATTCGAGCGCCTCTCGACCGTTCTCGCCGACCGAGCGCTGGCCGATCCGGAGCTCGCCGGGATGGGAACGACGATGACGCTCGTCCTGAGCCTCGGGCCGGACGCGATCGTCACGCACATCGGTGATTCGCGGGCGTACCTGCAGCGCGGCGAAACGCTCCACCGCCTCACGCACGACCAGACGATGGCTCAGTCGCTCGCCGATGCCGGCGCGATCACGCCCGAAGAGCTGAAGCGGCACCCGCTGAGGCACGTGCTGACCGGCGTGATCTCGACGCGGGGCCGCAAGTCGCCGATCGAGTTCCAGCACGTGCATCTCGAGGACGGCGATCAGGTCCTTCTCTGCAGCGACGGATTGACCGACATGGTGCCCGACACCGTGATCGCCGAAACTCTCCGTGGTCCCGGAGATTCCGACGCGCTCTGCCGGGCGCTCGTCGAGCGGGCGCTCGAGGCCGGGGGGAAGGACAACGTGACGGTGGTGATCGCCCGCTACCGGGTGGTTTGA
- a CDS encoding tRNA-binding protein gives MKTISWADFENVELRVGTVVAVEDFPEAKKPAWKLTVDFGAEIGTRRSSARLTDLYSKEDLVGRQVVGVLNFPPKRIGPFVSECLITGFYREDGAVVLAVPERPVPNGSKLG, from the coding sequence GTGAAAACGATCAGTTGGGCCGACTTCGAGAACGTCGAGCTTCGCGTCGGGACCGTCGTCGCCGTCGAGGACTTTCCCGAGGCGAAGAAGCCCGCCTGGAAGCTCACCGTCGATTTCGGAGCCGAGATCGGAACGCGGAGATCGAGCGCCCGGCTCACGGATCTCTACTCGAAGGAGGACCTCGTCGGGCGGCAGGTCGTCGGCGTCCTGAACTTCCCGCCGAAGCGGATCGGTCCCTTCGTCTCGGAGTGCCTGATCACCGGGTTCTACCGGGAAGACGGCGCGGTCGTTCTGGCGGTTCCGGAACGGCCGGTTCCGAACGGGTCGAAGCTCGGTTAG
- a CDS encoding winged helix-turn-helix domain-containing protein codes for MSEGRRRFEFAGYRIDEERRLLLRDGEPVPLTSRVFDTLLALVKNSGRLLSKEELMREVWGSAHVEEGNLTVNISVLRKALEEKPDQHRFIVTVPGRGYRFIAEVMEESAEPEEKQPMPPADVPSPDLLPPALPATPAASAPANRRSLPGGKSLAAAAVIAVTAVAYVAALAQRRSPTTDPSTGVRGPNRRSIAVLPFSPLDGHDEDRFLGLGMADAIITKLSGLRPLLVRPTSAVTKYAGSSLSSLEAGREQRVDTVLEGSIQRADGRVRVSARLLEVSDGAALWAFQDEIPAGDALFPLQDALSEKIADALTVRLTDLERRSIRKHYTESPAAFEDYVEGRYWWNQRTPDGLRKAIALFQKAVADDPGYALAWAGLADCYSLAVWYVPMPASEAVPKLTEAATRAVALDPGLAEAHLGMGNVRSFGWDWKGARRELERAIELNPGYATARHWHALHLALIGEFDEAIREAQRARELDPLSPSINADLGWVYYLARRDPEAIAAYRSTLSMEPRFSLAHFDLALALSDEGNYAEAIAEMEKASDRGSDYLAGLGYVYGRAGLRPEALRALSRLKALSRTAYVPPYHFAWIYTGLGDRDRAIGELEQVYREHTQHVVDFKVAPMFDPLRGDPRYQDLVRRVGL; via the coding sequence ATGAGCGAAGGGCGACGACGATTCGAGTTCGCCGGCTACCGCATTGACGAAGAGCGGAGGCTCCTCCTGCGCGACGGAGAGCCGGTACCGCTCACCTCGCGCGTCTTCGACACGCTCCTCGCTCTCGTCAAGAACTCCGGCCGGCTCCTCTCGAAAGAAGAGCTCATGCGCGAGGTCTGGGGTTCCGCGCACGTCGAAGAAGGAAACCTCACCGTCAACATCTCGGTGCTCCGGAAGGCGCTCGAAGAAAAGCCGGACCAGCACCGGTTCATCGTCACGGTTCCCGGCCGCGGCTACCGCTTCATCGCGGAAGTCATGGAAGAGTCCGCAGAGCCCGAAGAGAAGCAGCCGATGCCGCCGGCGGACGTGCCGTCGCCGGACCTCCTCCCGCCCGCTCTTCCGGCGACGCCCGCCGCCAGCGCCCCCGCGAACCGGCGTTCTCTCCCGGGCGGAAAGTCGCTCGCCGCGGCCGCGGTGATCGCGGTGACCGCCGTTGCCTACGTGGCGGCGCTGGCGCAGCGCCGGTCGCCGACGACGGACCCGTCGACCGGCGTTCGCGGCCCGAACCGCCGCTCGATCGCGGTCCTCCCCTTCTCGCCGCTCGACGGACACGACGAGGATCGGTTCCTCGGCCTCGGGATGGCCGACGCCATCATCACGAAGCTTTCCGGCCTCCGGCCGCTCCTCGTACGCCCCACGAGCGCCGTCACGAAGTACGCCGGCTCGTCGCTGAGCTCGCTCGAGGCCGGACGGGAACAGCGCGTCGACACGGTGCTCGAGGGGAGCATCCAGCGGGCGGACGGAAGGGTGCGCGTCTCCGCGCGGCTCCTCGAGGTCTCCGACGGAGCGGCGCTCTGGGCGTTCCAGGACGAGATCCCGGCCGGAGACGCTCTCTTTCCCCTGCAGGACGCTCTTTCCGAGAAGATCGCGGACGCGCTCACGGTCCGCCTGACGGATCTCGAGCGGCGTTCGATCCGGAAACACTACACGGAAAGTCCGGCGGCGTTCGAGGACTACGTCGAGGGGCGCTATTGGTGGAACCAGCGAACTCCCGACGGGCTCCGAAAGGCGATCGCCCTCTTCCAGAAGGCCGTCGCGGACGATCCGGGGTACGCGCTGGCCTGGGCGGGTCTCGCGGACTGCTATTCCCTGGCAGTCTGGTACGTCCCGATGCCGGCTTCGGAGGCCGTGCCGAAGCTCACGGAGGCCGCCACCCGCGCGGTCGCGCTCGACCCCGGGCTCGCCGAGGCGCACCTCGGGATGGGAAACGTCCGGTCGTTCGGATGGGACTGGAAAGGGGCACGCCGGGAGCTCGAGCGGGCGATCGAACTCAATCCCGGCTATGCGACGGCGCGTCACTGGCACGCCCTTCACCTGGCGCTGATCGGCGAATTCGACGAGGCCATCCGCGAGGCGCAGCGGGCGCGCGAGCTCGATCCTCTCTCTCCGTCGATCAACGCGGACCTCGGCTGGGTGTATTACCTCGCCCGCCGCGATCCCGAGGCGATCGCCGCCTACCGCTCGACGCTCTCGATGGAGCCCCGCTTCTCGCTAGCGCACTTCGATCTCGCGCTCGCGCTCTCCGACGAAGGGAACTACGCCGAGGCGATCGCCGAGATGGAGAAGGCCTCCGATCGGGGAAGCGACTACCTCGCCGGGCTCGGGTACGTCTACGGACGCGCGGGACTGCGGCCCGAAGCTCTCCGCGCGCTGTCACGGCTCAAGGCGCTGTCGCGGACCGCCTACGTTCCGCCGTATCACTTCGCCTGGATCTATACCGGTCTCGGCGATCGGGATCGGGCGATCGGCGAGCTCGAGCAGGTCTATCGCGAGCACACCCAGCACGTCGTCGACTTCAAGGTGGCGCCGATGTTCGATCCGCTGCGGGGGGACCCGCGGTATCAGGATCTGGTGAGGCGCGTGGGACTGTGA